DNA from Roseimicrobium sp. ORNL1:
GCCGCCGCGTCCGCCGCGAGCGCCTGAACAAAATCCAAGAATGACTCTTTCGAGTCTACCCTCTCTGCCATCTCGTAAAAGCTCATGTGGTGTGAAGCGTGCGAAGCAGGTTAACAACTCAACTCAATGCTCCAGCTGCAGCTTCGCCAGCGTGCGGTACAGGCTGTGCTCGCGGGCGTAGAGCTCATCATGCGTGCCATTCTCCACCACGGTGCCGCCGCTCATCACGAGAATCTGGTCCGCACGGCGCACGGTGCTGAGACGGTGGGCGATGATGATGCTGGTGCGATTTTCCATGAGCTTGTCCAGCGCCTCCTGTACCAGACGCTCGCTCTCGGAATCCAGGCTGCTGGTCGCTTCATCCAGTACCAGAATGGCCGGATTCGCGAGAATGGCGCGGGCGATCGCGATGCGCTGGCGCTGACCACCACTGAGCTGCGTGCCGCGCTCACCTACGAGGGTCTTGTATCCCTCGGGAAGTTTCTCGATGTATTGATGCGCGTTGGCCTGCTTCGCCGCCTCGATGATTTCTGCCTCGGTCGCATTGGGTCTGCCGTAGCGAATGTTCTCCTCGATGGAGCCGCCAAAGAGCAGCACCTCCTGCGGCACGAGCGCGAAGTTCTTGCGCAGGGAGGCGAGGGGATAGTCTGAGGAAGGTCTGCCGTCCAACAGGAGTTCGCCCTTGTCCGGCTGGTAAAAGCGGTAGAGCAGGTTCACCACCGTGCTCTTGCCCGCGCCACTGGGACCCACGAGGGCGATCTTCTGCCCCGGTGCGGCTTCCAGATTGAACTCCGCCAGCACCGGTGCTTCCGGGCGTGAGGGATAGCGGAACCACACATCGCGCATGGAGATGGCACCGCGCAGTTTCACGGGTTCTCCCTCGAGAGCTTCTTCCGGCTCCTCAAGCAATTCGCGAACCCGCTCCAGGGCGCCTCCTGTTTTCTGTAGCTGCGAGACAAGCTCCGGAAGCATGGCGATGGAGGCGCTGAGGGCGCCCGTGGTGAAGGCGAGGGCAATGAAAGCCTTACGGGTGATTTCGCCGTCCTGGACCATGCGCACGCCGAACCACACGCAGAGCACGACCACGCTGGTGAAAACGAAGATCACAAATGCCACAAACGCTCCGCGCAACCATGCGCCGCGAATGGCGGACTTCAGGAAGCGATCGAGGAACATGCCGTAGCGGCCGATTTCATAAGCTTCATTGGCATAAGCCTTCACGCTCACGATGCTCTGCAGGCTCTCGTCCACCACGACCTGACTGGCGGCCAGTTCGTCTTGAGCTTGCCGTGACACCTTGCGAATGCGCTTGCCGAACAAGGCAACGAGCAGGATGGCCGCCGGAATGCAGGCCAGCATGAAGAGAGAAAGTTTCAGGGAAGTGGCGAGGACCACCGCGAGGCACCCGATCAGAATCACCGTGTGCCGGATGAACATCGGGATGGTGGTCACCAGACTTTCGCGAATCGACTCCACATCATTCGCCAGTCGAGAGCCCAATTCGCCGACACGCCGTGCCTGGAGCAGGGGCATGGGAAGTTTCAGTATACGGCTGAACGTGTCCTGTCGCACATTCACCAGGGCGCCTTCTGCCGCGCGGCTGAAAAAGAGGATGCGCCAGAAGGCCATGATCGCCTGGATGCCGAGCACGCCCGCAATCATCAGCGCGTATCGATTCACATCCTCCTTCGCCTGCGCCAGCGCAGCGCCCTCTGCCGGGAGCGCGCGGTCGATGAGCACACTGCCGAGTTGGGGCAGCAGCACCGTGAGGCCCCCTGTGATCACCAGCACCAACACCGCGGGAACGAACACCTTCGCGTGCGGCTTCAGGTACTTGTAGAAGAACGCGGCCTCATGCTTCAGGCCGTGCTTCGCCTTGGTGGAGACTTTTTCTGGGGGAATAACGTCGGACACGGGGCTGGCGGCGCGATCGCTCACGGGGGACTTGGCTGGATGAGGGGGGTGGGTCAGATTCGGCAGCTCTCTGAAGAGAGCTAGTAGAGCCGTACGGTCCAGCGGCCGGTGGGCTTGTCAGAAAGTTCCAGCGCGGCGAGGGATTCCGCATCGTCCCGGTGACGTCCGTTCGAGGTCAGGCAGAAGTTCTGGTATGAGCCCTGTCCGTTTTCGCCGTTCTGCCAGATTTGCAGCGTGGTGTTGATGCCGAGCTCGCTGTTTGCATTGCCCATGGCCCACTCGTGCAGGTACAGGTAGCCGCGTGGCAGGGTGATGGTCACGCGGCGCGCGCCATCCGGGCGGCTGGTCACGCGGCACTTCACCTGCTTCTCATCGTAATACATGGCGTACTCATTGCCGAAGACCCATGCAGGTAGAGGGCCCACCGTGGCATCTCCGTCCGCAGCACTTGCGACGATGCGAATGACATCCGTGGAGCCGGGGGCGAGGCGCTTCCCGTAGCTGCGAGCATCCACGCTGAGCTCCAGGCCCACGGCGCCGCTGCCCGCGGGGCTGTCCTGCAGGCGGTAGCCGTAGATGTCATACGTGAGGTAGAGCGCATTCGAGTCTGCATCCGCGCGGAAGATCACGCCGGGTGAGGTGGTGTCTGGCATGAGCGGGTTCTGCACCTGGTCACGCACATAGATATTGGGTGAGAGCAGCGGCACGGACTCCTTCAGCGAGATGTTCCGCACCACTTCCAGTTCGCGGTCGAAACGGTAGGTGTTGCTCCCGACGGTCACCTGGAAGGTCACGGTGCCCTTCTGGCGGGTGGTCGGTGGGAAATTGAACTTCACGCGGAAGGGTTCCTCGCTCTGGCCTGCCGCGCTGAAGGTACCGGTTGCGGTCTGGCCCATCCACTTGGCCTCCCACTTGCCCACCACGGTCTGGCCGCTGGTATTGGCGATGCGGCCGGCGAGATCTACCGACTGCTGGTTGAAGGCAGCACCGGTATTCCACAGCACCGCGAC
Protein-coding regions in this window:
- a CDS encoding ABC transporter transmembrane domain-containing protein, which produces MSDRAASPVSDVIPPEKVSTKAKHGLKHEAAFFYKYLKPHAKVFVPAVLVLVITGGLTVLLPQLGSVLIDRALPAEGAALAQAKEDVNRYALMIAGVLGIQAIMAFWRILFFSRAAEGALVNVRQDTFSRILKLPMPLLQARRVGELGSRLANDVESIRESLVTTIPMFIRHTVILIGCLAVVLATSLKLSLFMLACIPAAILLVALFGKRIRKVSRQAQDELAASQVVVDESLQSIVSVKAYANEAYEIGRYGMFLDRFLKSAIRGAWLRGAFVAFVIFVFTSVVVLCVWFGVRMVQDGEITRKAFIALAFTTGALSASIAMLPELVSQLQKTGGALERVRELLEEPEEALEGEPVKLRGAISMRDVWFRYPSRPEAPVLAEFNLEAAPGQKIALVGPSGAGKSTVVNLLYRFYQPDKGELLLDGRPSSDYPLASLRKNFALVPQEVLLFGGSIEENIRYGRPNATEAEIIEAAKQANAHQYIEKLPEGYKTLVGERGTQLSGGQRQRIAIARAILANPAILVLDEATSSLDSESERLVQEALDKLMENRTSIIIAHRLSTVRRADQILVMSGGTVVENGTHDELYAREHSLYRTLAKLQLEH